In Candidatus Bathyarchaeia archaeon, a single genomic region encodes these proteins:
- a CDS encoding ABC transporter permease subunit gives MPRPSLRRRIISSSAGEKTTLFTQILLIAIAIVAIGLLIVETIVNGAANSIMSNNLTPSIPYFAFRTLTRMSVAYGFALAFALAFGITTAMSHRASHVLLPLLDIFQSVPVLGVLPVVFLLILGSGSGLTPPEFNQEIASIILIFTAMAWAPTFGVIAGINAIPNDLKEAAHAYGMHGTRYLRQIVLPAVFPELVWSSILAWGGGWYLIPIEEHVSFGSTSVDLPGIGKYISVAAATSDLGSALFGLIVLVGIIFAIDRLVWKPLGTRAEKYKYETIAAPRTTATRQNSVAVGVRKYEDRLVSPVLSFFKSERSYTARVLELTRLRRIRHITERLRFPERISRIPLWGRLLSYGIFIGLVLLGLIVTIMSRSQSIANGISLLATDVTALELIVLTLLSVSRLVTAYAIALSWTLAAGILIARSQRLSRLLVPVFDIGQSIPATALFPIVVILLVNPFKSSPYLGFTLNLASVLLILTGMQWYLLFNIVGAVNSVPNDLLEAAAAYRIRGGRFVKEILIPASFPAILIGSIQAWGGGWNALIVSEYIGSDANVPGLGSFLVKATLSTKDPVLAPLEIYAALLVMTATVLIINRLVWRRLLRKADRYKFEG, from the coding sequence GTGCCAAGGCCGAGCCTTAGAAGACGCATTATCTCATCCTCGGCCGGAGAAAAGACCACCCTCTTTACACAGATTCTTCTAATCGCGATAGCGATCGTGGCAATCGGTCTGCTAATTGTCGAAACAATCGTCAACGGTGCCGCCAACTCGATCATGTCCAACAATTTGACCCCCAGCATTCCCTATTTCGCGTTTCGAACCTTGACGCGGATGTCTGTTGCTTACGGATTCGCGCTCGCCTTTGCGTTGGCCTTCGGCATTACCACGGCGATGAGCCACCGCGCCTCCCACGTGTTACTCCCACTTCTAGACATATTCCAATCAGTCCCAGTTCTCGGGGTTCTGCCCGTTGTCTTTCTCTTGATTCTAGGAAGTGGAAGCGGGCTTACTCCTCCCGAATTCAACCAAGAAATCGCCTCGATAATTCTGATTTTCACAGCAATGGCTTGGGCACCGACGTTCGGAGTCATCGCTGGAATAAACGCTATTCCCAACGACCTCAAGGAAGCTGCCCACGCCTACGGCATGCACGGAACTCGATATCTACGCCAGATCGTTCTTCCAGCAGTATTCCCGGAGCTGGTCTGGAGTAGTATACTTGCATGGGGTGGGGGATGGTACTTGATACCCATAGAGGAACATGTATCGTTCGGTTCTACGAGTGTCGATCTGCCCGGGATAGGGAAGTACATCTCTGTGGCGGCAGCCACGTCCGACCTAGGCTCAGCGCTTTTCGGCCTAATTGTCCTAGTTGGGATAATTTTCGCCATTGATCGATTGGTCTGGAAGCCCCTTGGAACTAGGGCTGAGAAATACAAATACGAAACGATAGCCGCACCCAGAACAACAGCGACAAGACAGAACTCTGTAGCAGTAGGCGTGAGAAAATACGAAGACCGTCTAGTTTCGCCTGTACTCTCGTTCTTCAAGTCAGAGAGATCCTACACGGCTAGAGTTCTGGAGTTGACCCGTTTGCGACGCATACGCCACATAACCGAGCGACTGAGATTTCCGGAACGAATCAGCAGGATACCGTTATGGGGCAGACTGCTCAGCTATGGGATATTCATCGGACTCGTTCTTTTGGGCCTCATTGTTACGATAATGTCACGATCCCAATCGATTGCCAACGGCATTTCCCTCCTTGCAACTGACGTGACAGCCCTCGAACTGATCGTTCTTACCCTTCTATCAGTCTCTAGACTCGTCACAGCATATGCCATTGCCCTTTCATGGACTCTGGCAGCAGGCATACTGATAGCGAGAAGCCAAAGGTTATCCAGATTGCTCGTGCCGGTCTTTGATATTGGACAGTCTATTCCTGCAACAGCCTTGTTTCCTATCGTCGTGATACTTCTCGTTAACCCTTTCAAGAGCTCCCCCTACCTGGGTTTCACCCTCAACCTTGCATCAGTGCTCTTGATCCTAACCGGCATGCAGTGGTATCTGCTGTTCAATATCGTCGGAGCAGTGAATAGCGTTCCTAACGACCTCTTGGAGGCGGCTGCGGCCTACAGGATTCGAGGAGGGCGTTTCGTCAAGGAGATTCTAATTCCCGCCTCATTTCCCGCAATACTCATCGGGAGCATACAGGCATGGGGCGGAGGCTGGAACGCGCTCATAGTCTCCGAGTACATCGGATCTGACGCCAATGTTCCTGGGCTAGGTTCATTTCTGGTTAAGGCCACGCTATCAACAAAGGACCCAGTACTTGCCCCCCTTGAGATCTACGCAGCCCTATTGGTCATGACGGCAACGGTCTTGATTATCAACCGGCTGGTTTGGCGGCGATTGCTGCGAAAGGCTGACAGATACAAGTTTGAGGGATAA
- a CDS encoding ATP-binding cassette domain-containing protein, with translation METLDLSKRYGKTDALRGLNFTVSEGEIMVILGPNGSGKTTLLMILCTILKPTSGTAKVVGIDVVEEGTKVREVMGIAFQEARGFWRHKPSSILRFHASMFDIDPAKRQDLIERTMKDLELWESRDKMFMHLSGGQAKRLETAKVLIQKPKLAIFDEPTSQVDLRGKRKIWDKIRELRDQGSTIIVATNEVREAEYLADRVTILHQGQRVVCDTIPKLKDAIAGGDIVEVDFEDPVSGKLVDDLNGLGGDVSLSSEGNQLRAKVSKAEDWVPKMTSASYVAGAKIASIRITEPSLDDVFLHFTGKALADQP, from the coding sequence GTGGAAACGCTAGACCTCTCGAAGAGGTACGGGAAGACTGACGCCCTCCGTGGCCTAAACTTTACGGTCAGCGAGGGCGAGATAATGGTAATTCTAGGCCCGAACGGCTCCGGCAAGACCACCCTCCTGATGATCCTCTGCACGATTCTCAAGCCGACATCAGGCACTGCCAAAGTTGTGGGGATTGATGTCGTGGAAGAGGGGACCAAGGTCCGAGAGGTTATGGGAATAGCGTTCCAGGAAGCACGGGGGTTCTGGCGTCACAAACCTTCCTCGATCCTGCGCTTCCATGCGTCCATGTTCGATATCGACCCAGCGAAACGTCAAGACTTGATCGAGCGGACGATGAAGGACCTGGAGCTTTGGGAGTCACGCGACAAGATGTTCATGCATCTATCTGGTGGTCAAGCGAAACGGCTAGAGACCGCCAAAGTTCTCATTCAAAAACCCAAACTGGCGATTTTTGATGAGCCCACGAGCCAAGTGGATCTGCGTGGTAAGAGGAAGATCTGGGACAAGATCCGCGAGCTGAGAGACCAAGGCTCCACGATCATCGTGGCCACGAACGAGGTGCGAGAGGCAGAGTACCTTGCGGACAGAGTCACGATACTGCACCAGGGCCAAAGGGTGGTATGCGACACGATTCCGAAGCTGAAAGACGCAATCGCTGGCGGAGATATTGTCGAAGTCGACTTTGAGGACCCTGTTTCTGGGAAACTCGTTGACGACCTCAACGGGCTCGGCGGCGACGTGTCCCTTTCATCTGAAGGTAATCAACTGCGGGCGAAGGTCTCGAAAGCAGAAGATTGGGTTCCGAAGATGACATCCGCCAGCTATGTCGCGGGTGCTAAGATCGCTTCGATCCGGATAACGGAACCTTCCTTAGACGATGTGTTCCTACACTTTACGGGCAAAGCCTTGGCGGACCAGCCATGA
- a CDS encoding TIGR03619 family F420-dependent LLM class oxidoreductase, which translates to MKFGVGVPNYGESSSPEALRTVASEAERAGCDSLWTTDHILMPTNSGTPYEKIFDSITTISYLAGITNRARLGISSLVMAIRNPVVIAKQLATIDNLSGGRLVLATSAGWNEKEFVHLGSDFHNRGRRLDASIRLIRALWKGETSFKSRILGIEFNDAVFEPHPIQKRLTMWIGGTSKAAMKRAATLGDAWHPNAQPLDQFAKLVADFGKVSPEAKTKAICVRIGINTKAEQSEYKSPQGERRIMLSGNQAQNKKILSGLEQLGVTYLVAVPSPDGKVNVANQVESIKTLSKLLS; encoded by the coding sequence ATGAAATTCGGCGTGGGTGTCCCGAACTACGGCGAATCATCGTCGCCCGAAGCTCTCCGTACAGTAGCCTCGGAGGCCGAACGCGCCGGCTGTGACTCTCTCTGGACCACCGACCATATCCTGATGCCAACAAACAGCGGGACTCCCTACGAGAAAATATTCGACAGTATAACTACAATATCCTATCTTGCAGGGATTACCAACCGTGCAAGGCTGGGAATATCATCACTCGTCATGGCGATCCGAAATCCTGTTGTCATTGCCAAACAACTCGCTACTATTGACAACCTCAGCGGCGGAAGACTCGTGCTGGCAACGAGTGCCGGATGGAACGAGAAAGAATTCGTCCATCTAGGATCAGACTTCCACAACCGAGGCAGGAGGCTTGACGCGTCGATTCGACTGATAAGAGCGCTCTGGAAGGGAGAGACAAGTTTCAAGAGCCGTATTCTGGGGATCGAATTCAACGATGCCGTCTTCGAGCCTCACCCGATTCAGAAGCGTCTTACGATGTGGATTGGTGGAACTAGCAAAGCCGCAATGAAACGAGCCGCAACCCTCGGTGATGCCTGGCATCCCAACGCCCAACCCCTCGATCAATTCGCAAAACTCGTCGCAGACTTCGGGAAGGTCTCTCCAGAAGCGAAAACCAAAGCGATCTGCGTTCGAATCGGCATAAACACAAAGGCTGAGCAGTCCGAGTACAAATCCCCCCAGGGCGAGAGACGCATAATGCTATCTGGAAACCAGGCTCAAAACAAGAAAATACTCTCGGGTCTCGAACAGCTCGGAGTTACTTACCTTGTTGCCGTGCCTAGCCCAGACGGAAAAGTAAATGTGGCAAACCAGGTAGAATCGATCAAGACATTATCGAAACTTCTCAGCTGA
- a CDS encoding AAA-associated domain-containing protein — protein MKAYNGKADIATLTIDLRIDLDELLPIIDTAEYLGLVTVKEGEISLTELGTKALNSRIAERKKLVHQRLETLEPFSDIAKLLKEQGQVTRFTLARFISSKYGPTLDIPTLISIIISWGVFTGLFGYDGQSERLLPKTHSH, from the coding sequence TTGAAAGCGTACAATGGAAAGGCTGACATCGCAACTCTTACCATCGACCTTCGCATCGACCTTGACGAGCTACTGCCCATCATCGACACAGCCGAGTACCTCGGTCTCGTCACCGTCAAGGAGGGTGAGATATCGTTGACAGAGCTGGGCACAAAAGCGCTCAACAGCAGGATAGCTGAACGAAAGAAGCTCGTTCATCAGCGCTTGGAAACCCTTGAGCCCTTCTCCGACATCGCAAAACTGCTCAAAGAACAGGGACAAGTCACCCGCTTCACGCTCGCCCGTTTCATCAGCTCCAAGTATGGACCCACTCTCGACATACCAACGTTGATCAGCATAATCATCAGCTGGGGAGTCTTCACAGGCTTGTTCGGCTACGATGGACAATCGGAAAGATTGCTGCCGAAGACCCACAGCCACTAA
- a CDS encoding ABC transporter ATP-binding protein has product MSQATGPILQVKEIAKIYPGEGKSTTVLDHISFDVYKEFLCIVGPSGCGKSTLLRIIDGLDKPTSGQVLFHGQPITSPSPKIGVIFQTFALIPWKTVLGNVLMAISSESIHKEEQLKIAQKYIQDVGLEGFESSYPKELSGGMKQRVGIARALALQPEVLLMDEPFSSLDALTAENLRREVLDIWRDPAYPTGSVIMVTHNVQEAVEMADRVIVLSARPAKIVDDVKIDLERPRSPRDPVLYDLADRIISKIS; this is encoded by the coding sequence TTGAGCCAAGCAACAGGGCCGATACTCCAAGTCAAGGAAATTGCAAAGATCTATCCCGGTGAGGGTAAGAGCACAACCGTGCTCGACCATATTTCATTCGACGTCTACAAAGAGTTCCTCTGCATAGTCGGACCTTCTGGGTGTGGAAAGAGTACACTTCTGCGAATAATCGACGGACTTGACAAACCGACAAGCGGCCAAGTTCTCTTTCATGGCCAACCGATCACAAGTCCAAGCCCGAAGATAGGTGTAATCTTCCAAACATTCGCCCTCATACCGTGGAAGACTGTGCTTGGAAACGTCTTGATGGCGATTTCATCAGAATCAATTCACAAGGAGGAGCAGTTGAAGATCGCCCAGAAATATATTCAGGATGTCGGGTTGGAAGGATTCGAATCGTCCTATCCGAAGGAGCTCTCTGGGGGTATGAAGCAACGAGTTGGAATAGCCCGGGCCCTCGCACTCCAGCCGGAGGTGTTGTTGATGGATGAGCCGTTCTCAAGTCTCGATGCCCTGACAGCGGAGAACTTGCGACGTGAAGTCTTGGACATCTGGAGAGACCCGGCCTATCCGACTGGTTCGGTGATTATGGTCACCCATAACGTGCAGGAGGCCGTTGAGATGGCTGATAGGGTGATCGTATTGAGTGCACGGCCAGCGAAGATAGTTGATGATGTTAAGATCGATCTTGAGCGTCCGAGGAGTCCTCGGGACCCGGTACTCTATGACCTTGCGGACCGAATAATTTCGAAGATCAGTTAG